A single Cottoperca gobio chromosome 7, fCotGob3.1, whole genome shotgun sequence DNA region contains:
- the LOC115010942 gene encoding putative uncharacterized protein DDB_G0271982: protein MLRSQSKFEVLVFLVLFVDGGGGRLLLDGTKEQKREKDTKKYRTKKRREKQRERKKREREKERKRRKRREKREREKEREKRRKRQRENREKETKRKE from the exons ATGCTTCGTAGCCAAAGCAAGTTTGAAGTGTTGGTGTTTCTTGTGCTCTTTGTGGATGGAGGAGGTGGCAGACTTCTCTTGGATG gaaccAAAGagcaaaaaagagagaaagatacaaaaaagtacagaacaaaaaagagaagagaaaaacaaagagaa agaaaaaagagagaaagagagaaagagagaaagagaagaaagagaagagaaaagagagaaagagagaaagag agagagaagagaagaaagagacaaagagaaaatagagagaaagagacaaagagaaaagag